One segment of Megachile rotundata isolate GNS110a chromosome 4, iyMegRotu1, whole genome shotgun sequence DNA contains the following:
- the LOC100881067 gene encoding transmembrane protein 234 homolog isoform X1 has product MSAMTLDSIVYLSFVALLWGVTNPFIKKGAKGLENVKASSKFGQFFKELAFLVTQLKYIIPFIINQLGSVLYFLTLGNADISLAVPVTNSLTFVITAITGWFLGEEKIHRNMYIGMILILVGTVLCCWDKMDSTL; this is encoded by the exons ATGTCTGCAATGACTTTAG ATTCTATTGTATATCTTAGTTTTGTAGCACTTTTATGGGGTGTAACTAATCCATTTATCAAAAAAGGAGCCAAAGGATTGGAAAATGTGAAAGCATCTTCTAAATTTGGTCAATTTTTTAAAGAGCTTGCATTTCTTGTTACACAGTTGAAG TACATTATACCATTTATAATCAACCAACTGGGTTCtgtactatattttttaactttgggTAATGCTGATATATCTCTGGCTGTTCCAGTCACTAATTCTCTTACCTTTGTAATAACTGCAATAACTGGCTGGTTTTTAGGCGAAGAAAAGATACACAGAA ATATGTACATTGGGATGATATTGATTTTAGTTGGAACTGTTCTTTGCTGTTGGGATAAAATGGACAGTACATTATGA
- the LOC100881067 gene encoding transmembrane protein 234 homolog isoform X2, protein MKVFVALLWGVTNPFIKKGAKGLENVKASSKFGQFFKELAFLVTQLKYIIPFIINQLGSVLYFLTLGNADISLAVPVTNSLTFVITAITGWFLGEEKIHRNMYIGMILILVGTVLCCWDKMDSTL, encoded by the exons ATGAAAGT TTTTGTAGCACTTTTATGGGGTGTAACTAATCCATTTATCAAAAAAGGAGCCAAAGGATTGGAAAATGTGAAAGCATCTTCTAAATTTGGTCAATTTTTTAAAGAGCTTGCATTTCTTGTTACACAGTTGAAG TACATTATACCATTTATAATCAACCAACTGGGTTCtgtactatattttttaactttgggTAATGCTGATATATCTCTGGCTGTTCCAGTCACTAATTCTCTTACCTTTGTAATAACTGCAATAACTGGCTGGTTTTTAGGCGAAGAAAAGATACACAGAA ATATGTACATTGGGATGATATTGATTTTAGTTGGAACTGTTCTTTGCTGTTGGGATAAAATGGACAGTACATTATGA
- the LOC100881067 gene encoding transmembrane protein 234 homolog isoform X3, with product MSAMTLDSIVYLSFVALLWGVTNPFIKKGAKGLENVKASSKFGQFFKELAFLVTQLKYIIPFIINQLGSVLYFLTLGNADISLAVPVTNSLTFVITAITGWFLGEEKIHRS from the exons ATGTCTGCAATGACTTTAG ATTCTATTGTATATCTTAGTTTTGTAGCACTTTTATGGGGTGTAACTAATCCATTTATCAAAAAAGGAGCCAAAGGATTGGAAAATGTGAAAGCATCTTCTAAATTTGGTCAATTTTTTAAAGAGCTTGCATTTCTTGTTACACAGTTGAAG TACATTATACCATTTATAATCAACCAACTGGGTTCtgtactatattttttaactttgggTAATGCTGATATATCTCTGGCTGTTCCAGTCACTAATTCTCTTACCTTTGTAATAACTGCAATAACTGGCTGGTTTTTAGGCGAAGAAAAGATACACAGAAGTTG A
- the LOC100881178 gene encoding charged multivesicular body protein 7 isoform X2, which yields MDNNLPLPIDKMPKCWTDEERINALFSPFRNLNHAFKRKGCSPLCLPTVVEELHRNNEIIPENEFLKEPCDSWTAWSIDLFVKRPLSWSFVKVKSYIVNNEVNKEARYIHLQIIKELGKDIFTILEEKKENVLTPFSEILKDCKCKIDENISENTLMLILIWLRREKKITFRNSETENELLIKIIIHSSHGITEIEEGLYKLIKQENELIKEIELMEKEKINIINETKLYLAKGLRQVAKTHLKKKRKLESTIEKRSQILENIQNLISTIQNTHTNTAVLSAYKTGSDVLKKLNESCLSESDVRDVMDDLSEALDEQKEIESILSETMKGDDSYTDLEKELAELIELDENVLPSAPDAEPSSVKELEDRLNKLRIGATAATSTPPKLPENNQNKKKLIKFECA from the exons ATGGATAATAACTTACCACTTCCAATTGATAAAATGCCAAAATGTTGGACTGATGAGGAAAGAATAAATGCATTATTTTCACCTTTTCGAA ATTTAAATCATGCTTTTAAGCGAAAAGGTTGTTCACCACTTTGCCTTCCAACCGTTGTGGAAGAACTTCATCg gaataatgaaataattccAGAAAATGAATTCTTAAAAGAACCATGTGATTCATGGACAGCATGGTCAATTGACTTATTTGTAAAGAGACCACTTTCATGGTCATTTGTAAAGGTTAAAAGTTATATTGTAAACAATGAAGTTAATAAGGAAGCTAGGTATATACATCTACAAATTATCAAGGAGTTAGGAAAggatatatttacaattttggaaGAAAAAAAGGAGAATGTTCTTACACCATTTTCTGAGATATTAAAAGACTGTAAATGTAAAATAGATGAAAACATATCAGAGAATACACTAATGTTGATTTTAATATGGTTAAGACGAGAAAAGAAAATAACTTTTAGAAATAGCGAAACTGAAAATGAACTGTTAATTAAGATTATTATACACTCGTCGCATGGCATAACGGAAATTGAAGAAgggttatataaattaattaaacaagaaaatgaattaataaaagaaatagaaCTTATGGAGAAAGAaaagattaatattattaatgaaacCAAGTTATATCTAGCGAAAGGATTACGGCAAGTGGCAAAAAcgcatttaaaaaagaaaagaaaattagaaaGCACTATTGAAAAACGATCACAAATCcttgaaaatattcaaaatcttATATCAACTATTCAAAATACTCATACAAATACTGCTGTATTGTCAGCTTATAAAACAGGATCTGATGTATTGAAAAAACTCAATGAAAGTTGTTTGTCAGAATCTGATGTTAGGGATGTTATGGATGATTTGTCAGAA GCGTTAGACGAACAAAAAGAAATAGAGTCTATATTATCTGAAACTATGAAAGGTGATGATTCATACACTGATTTAGAAAAAGAATTAGCAGAATTAATTGAACTCGATGAAAATGTTCTTCCTTCTGCACCAGATGCAGAACCAAGTTCTGTTAAGGAACTTGAGGATAGATTAAATAAATTGCGTATAGGAG CTACTGCAGCAACCAGTACACCACCAAAATTACCagaaaataatcaaaataagaAAAAGTTAATAAAGTTTGAGTGCGCATAA
- the LOC100881178 gene encoding charged multivesicular body protein 7 isoform X3 encodes MLLSEKVVHHFAFQPLWKNFIENEFLKEPCDSWTAWSIDLFVKRPLSWSFVKVKSYIVNNEVNKEARYIHLQIIKELGKDIFTILEEKKENVLTPFSEILKDCKCKIDENISENTLMLILIWLRREKKITFRNSETENELLIKIIIHSSHGITEIEEGLYKLIKQENELIKEIELMEKEKINIINETKLYLAKGLRQVAKTHLKKKRKLESTIEKRSQILENIQNLISTIQNTHTNTAVLSAYKTGSDVLKKLNESCLSESDVRDVMDDLSEALDEQKEIESILSETMKGDDSYTDLEKELAELIELDENVLPSAPDAEPSSVKELEDRLNKLRIGATAATSTPPKLPENNQNKKKLIKFECA; translated from the exons ATGCTTTTAAGCGAAAAGGTTGTTCACCACTTTGCCTTCCAACCGTTGTGGAAGAACTTCATCg AAAATGAATTCTTAAAAGAACCATGTGATTCATGGACAGCATGGTCAATTGACTTATTTGTAAAGAGACCACTTTCATGGTCATTTGTAAAGGTTAAAAGTTATATTGTAAACAATGAAGTTAATAAGGAAGCTAGGTATATACATCTACAAATTATCAAGGAGTTAGGAAAggatatatttacaattttggaaGAAAAAAAGGAGAATGTTCTTACACCATTTTCTGAGATATTAAAAGACTGTAAATGTAAAATAGATGAAAACATATCAGAGAATACACTAATGTTGATTTTAATATGGTTAAGACGAGAAAAGAAAATAACTTTTAGAAATAGCGAAACTGAAAATGAACTGTTAATTAAGATTATTATACACTCGTCGCATGGCATAACGGAAATTGAAGAAgggttatataaattaattaaacaagaaaatgaattaataaaagaaatagaaCTTATGGAGAAAGAaaagattaatattattaatgaaacCAAGTTATATCTAGCGAAAGGATTACGGCAAGTGGCAAAAAcgcatttaaaaaagaaaagaaaattagaaaGCACTATTGAAAAACGATCACAAATCcttgaaaatattcaaaatcttATATCAACTATTCAAAATACTCATACAAATACTGCTGTATTGTCAGCTTATAAAACAGGATCTGATGTATTGAAAAAACTCAATGAAAGTTGTTTGTCAGAATCTGATGTTAGGGATGTTATGGATGATTTGTCAGAA GCGTTAGACGAACAAAAAGAAATAGAGTCTATATTATCTGAAACTATGAAAGGTGATGATTCATACACTGATTTAGAAAAAGAATTAGCAGAATTAATTGAACTCGATGAAAATGTTCTTCCTTCTGCACCAGATGCAGAACCAAGTTCTGTTAAGGAACTTGAGGATAGATTAAATAAATTGCGTATAGGAG CTACTGCAGCAACCAGTACACCACCAAAATTACCagaaaataatcaaaataagaAAAAGTTAATAAAGTTTGAGTGCGCATAA
- the LOC100881178 gene encoding charged multivesicular body protein 7 isoform X1 has protein sequence MDNNLPLPIDKMPKCWTDEERINALFSPFRSKLANPQDWTSKYKFWQNLIYEWLKYTMRSSFSISDLNHAFKRKGCSPLCLPTVVEELHRNNEIIPENEFLKEPCDSWTAWSIDLFVKRPLSWSFVKVKSYIVNNEVNKEARYIHLQIIKELGKDIFTILEEKKENVLTPFSEILKDCKCKIDENISENTLMLILIWLRREKKITFRNSETENELLIKIIIHSSHGITEIEEGLYKLIKQENELIKEIELMEKEKINIINETKLYLAKGLRQVAKTHLKKKRKLESTIEKRSQILENIQNLISTIQNTHTNTAVLSAYKTGSDVLKKLNESCLSESDVRDVMDDLSEALDEQKEIESILSETMKGDDSYTDLEKELAELIELDENVLPSAPDAEPSSVKELEDRLNKLRIGATAATSTPPKLPENNQNKKKLIKFECA, from the exons ATGGATAATAACTTACCACTTCCAATTGATAAAATGCCAAAATGTTGGACTGATGAGGAAAGAATAAATGCATTATTTTCACCTTTTCGAAGTAAATTAGCTAATCCTCAAGATTGGacatcaaaatataaattttggcaaaatttaatatatgaatGGTTGAAATACACAATGAGAAGCAGTTTTTCTATTTCAGATTTAAATCATGCTTTTAAGCGAAAAGGTTGTTCACCACTTTGCCTTCCAACCGTTGTGGAAGAACTTCATCg gaataatgaaataattccAGAAAATGAATTCTTAAAAGAACCATGTGATTCATGGACAGCATGGTCAATTGACTTATTTGTAAAGAGACCACTTTCATGGTCATTTGTAAAGGTTAAAAGTTATATTGTAAACAATGAAGTTAATAAGGAAGCTAGGTATATACATCTACAAATTATCAAGGAGTTAGGAAAggatatatttacaattttggaaGAAAAAAAGGAGAATGTTCTTACACCATTTTCTGAGATATTAAAAGACTGTAAATGTAAAATAGATGAAAACATATCAGAGAATACACTAATGTTGATTTTAATATGGTTAAGACGAGAAAAGAAAATAACTTTTAGAAATAGCGAAACTGAAAATGAACTGTTAATTAAGATTATTATACACTCGTCGCATGGCATAACGGAAATTGAAGAAgggttatataaattaattaaacaagaaaatgaattaataaaagaaatagaaCTTATGGAGAAAGAaaagattaatattattaatgaaacCAAGTTATATCTAGCGAAAGGATTACGGCAAGTGGCAAAAAcgcatttaaaaaagaaaagaaaattagaaaGCACTATTGAAAAACGATCACAAATCcttgaaaatattcaaaatcttATATCAACTATTCAAAATACTCATACAAATACTGCTGTATTGTCAGCTTATAAAACAGGATCTGATGTATTGAAAAAACTCAATGAAAGTTGTTTGTCAGAATCTGATGTTAGGGATGTTATGGATGATTTGTCAGAA GCGTTAGACGAACAAAAAGAAATAGAGTCTATATTATCTGAAACTATGAAAGGTGATGATTCATACACTGATTTAGAAAAAGAATTAGCAGAATTAATTGAACTCGATGAAAATGTTCTTCCTTCTGCACCAGATGCAGAACCAAGTTCTGTTAAGGAACTTGAGGATAGATTAAATAAATTGCGTATAGGAG CTACTGCAGCAACCAGTACACCACCAAAATTACCagaaaataatcaaaataagaAAAAGTTAATAAAGTTTGAGTGCGCATAA
- the LOC100881290 gene encoding uncharacterized protein LOC100881290 isoform X1, with the protein MKNVITITVIIAHSILVLNGQQPRIRGSNGGKRLIIAPQNEGTSENVYSQNNKCGARTFRCKNGECVAHDLTCDGRADCRDETDETYVECSKKECSSFQFQCSYGACVERNAVCNGIKDCVDNSDETLSMCALHNSSTLCPMYSFRCNDGLCIPEYKLCDGRSHCTDNSDETSFQCGSIRCSETDFRCSYGACISANLRCDGDINCADGSDENPTLCRNKFITRPSRLPVFTIPEGTSSAILPLSNSAPCNSYNASTPCSKIAFSCNDGQYIPARALCDGVIDCADNSDEIFHQCKNINCLGNDFHCSYGACISANLKCNGVNNCADGSDEDPVLCRSTTTTTTTTTVPYPLLFQNYSKEPVSPAPPTWSSATCIVPARPENGYRKLHKPHCCDSTDSSRSCDYCDVPEGTIITPGEHLVYSCNSGYKLKGDDRVFCTWNGELLDIPYCIEIRCESLESNSRSATCRYRGDYISCQTSALPDTEASLKCRNSYRQDTTLLSTSKVTRCNKTGQWEPKPIQCVPECGIPNTNYVPLIVNGTQANINEFPWHGTLYKQNRRNGPKEFLCGTTIIHEKFLITAAHCVADETNPSKYYVATGNIYRDYDSSLHHSTVVKKSKVKNIYVPCNYRGLEGNYAEDIAIIEIMEPFAFSSVLVPICLDITKDLLLLDVGDYGKVAGFGKTSLGTSSYILQTITVPYISKSECRSASSTYDTAKFITSDKFCAGYTNGTSVCDGDSGSGLIFKRGGVWYLGGIVSVSISTKQQGGTTTCNSYEYTLYTSVSEHISWIQDLIQKLETRKPIPPC; encoded by the exons ATGAAGAACGTCATTACGATTACTGTAATAATTGCTCACA gtATTTTGGTCTTGAATGGCCAACAACCGAGAATCCGCGGCAGCAATGGCGGCaaacgattgataatagcaCCGCAAAATGAGG GTACATCAGAAAATGTATATTCACAAAACAACAAATGTGG CGCACGGACTTTTCGGTGTAAAAATGGTGAATGCGTAGCACATGATTTAACATGCGATGGACGAGCAGACTGTCGAGATGAGACTGATGAAACTTATGTAGAATGTAGTAAAAAAGAATGTTcttcttttcaatttcaatgtTCCTATGGTGCATGTGTAGAAAGAAATGCAGTTTGTAATGGAATAAAAGACTGTGTTGACAATAGTGATGAAACATTATCAATGTGTGCCTTACATAATTCATCTACACTTTGCCCAATGTACTCTTTTAGATGTAATGATGGACTCTGTATTCCAGAATATAAGTTATGTGATGGTAGATCTCATTGTACAGATAATTCAGACGAAACATCTTTTCAATGTGGAAGCATCAG aTGTTCAGAAACTGATTTTCGTTGTTCCTATGGTGCCTGTATTTCTGCTAATTTAAGATGTGATGGAGATATAAATTGTGCTGATGGTTCGGATGAAAATCCCACACTCTGTAGAAATAAATTCATAACACGTCCATCTCGTTTACCAGTTTTTACTATTCCAGAAGGAACTTCATCTGCTATATTACCGCTTTCGAATTCTGCACCCT GTAACTCATATAATGCATCTACACCATGTTCAAAGATTGCATTTAGTTGCAATGATGGACAATACATTCCAGCACGTgctttgtgtgatggtgttattgatTGTGCAGATAATTCAGATGAAATATTTCatcaatgtaaaaatatcaa CTGCTTAGGGAATGATTTTCACTGTTCCTATGGTGCCTGTATTTCTGctaatttaaaatgtaatgGTGTTAACAATTGTGCAGATGGATCAGATGAAGATCCAGTACTCTGTAGAAGTaccacaacaacaacaacaacaacaacagtaCCTTATccattattatttcaaaattattcaaaagaaCCTGTATCTCCTGCACCACCTACTTGGTCTTCTGCAACTTGTATTGTACCAGCTCGACCAGAAAATGGATACAGAAAATTACATAAACCACACTGTTGTGATTCCACAGATAGTTCTCGATCATGTGATTATTGCGACGTTCCTGAAGGTACTATAATAACACCAGGAGAACATTTAGTTTACAGTTGCAATTCTGGTTATAAACTTAAAGGTGATGATCGTGTATTTTGTACTTGGAATGGTGAATTATTAGATATTCCATATTGTATAG AAATACGGTGTGAATCCTTAGAATCAAATTCAAGAAGTGCTACGTGTCGATACAGGGGCGACTACATATCATGTCAAACTTCTGCTCTGCCTGATACAGAAGCGAGCTTAAAATGTCGTAATAGTTATCGCCAAGATACAACATTGCTATCAACATCAAAAGTTACTAGATGTAATAAAACTGGCCAATGGGAACCGAAACCAATACAGTGTGTTCCAG AATGTGGTATACCAAATACAAACTATGTTCCACTTATTGTAAATGGAACTCAAGCTAACATTAATGAATTTCCATGGCATGGTACACTCTACAAACAAAATAGACGTAATGGGCCAAAAGAATTTCTTTGTGGAACAACTATCATTCATGAAAAATTTCTCATTACAGCAGCACATTGTGTGGCTGATGAGACTAACCCCTCAAAATATTATGTAGCAACAGGCAATATCTATAGAGATTATGATTCGAGTTTACATCATTCAACAGTAGTAAAGAAATCTAAA GTAAAGAACATATATGTTCCATGCAATTATAGAGGACTTGAAGGAAATTATGCTGAGGATATAGCTATAATAGAGATTATGGAACCATTTGCATTTTCATCAGTATTAGTACCAATATGTTTAGATATTACTAAAGATCTGCTCTTATTAGATGTGGGAGATTATGGTAAAGTAGCAGGATTTGGAAAAACATCTTTAGGGACAAGCAGTTACATCTTACAAACAATTACAGTtccatatatttctaaatctgaaTGCAGATCTGCAAGTTCTACTTATGATACTGCAAAATTTATCACATCTGATAAATTTTGTGCAGGTTATACAAATG GAACATCAGTTTGCGATGGTGATAGTGGTAGtggattaatttttaaaagaggTGGTGTATGGTACTTAGGAGGTATTGTTAGTGTTAGCATTAGTACAAAACAACAAGGAGGAACTACAACTTGTAACAGCTATGAATATACTTTATATACATCAGTTTCTGAACACATATCATGGATTCAGGATCTCATTCAGAAGTTAGAAACACGTAAACCAATTCCACCATGTTga
- the LOC100881290 gene encoding uncharacterized protein LOC100881290 isoform X2, with amino-acid sequence MLMSAIHAINARVSLKCCIFAKKMAAVSHILEIKDKSTSENVYSQNNKCGARTFRCKNGECVAHDLTCDGRADCRDETDETYVECSKKECSSFQFQCSYGACVERNAVCNGIKDCVDNSDETLSMCALHNSSTLCPMYSFRCNDGLCIPEYKLCDGRSHCTDNSDETSFQCGSIRCSETDFRCSYGACISANLRCDGDINCADGSDENPTLCRNKFITRPSRLPVFTIPEGTSSAILPLSNSAPCNSYNASTPCSKIAFSCNDGQYIPARALCDGVIDCADNSDEIFHQCKNINCLGNDFHCSYGACISANLKCNGVNNCADGSDEDPVLCRSTTTTTTTTTVPYPLLFQNYSKEPVSPAPPTWSSATCIVPARPENGYRKLHKPHCCDSTDSSRSCDYCDVPEGTIITPGEHLVYSCNSGYKLKGDDRVFCTWNGELLDIPYCIEIRCESLESNSRSATCRYRGDYISCQTSALPDTEASLKCRNSYRQDTTLLSTSKVTRCNKTGQWEPKPIQCVPECGIPNTNYVPLIVNGTQANINEFPWHGTLYKQNRRNGPKEFLCGTTIIHEKFLITAAHCVADETNPSKYYVATGNIYRDYDSSLHHSTVVKKSKVKNIYVPCNYRGLEGNYAEDIAIIEIMEPFAFSSVLVPICLDITKDLLLLDVGDYGKVAGFGKTSLGTSSYILQTITVPYISKSECRSASSTYDTAKFITSDKFCAGYTNGTSVCDGDSGSGLIFKRGGVWYLGGIVSVSISTKQQGGTTTCNSYEYTLYTSVSEHISWIQDLIQKLETRKPIPPC; translated from the exons atgctaatgtcgGCGATacatgccataaatgcaagggtctCTTTAAAGTGCTGTATCTTCGCAAAAAAAATGGCAGCGGTCtctcacatactggaaattaaagataaaa GTACATCAGAAAATGTATATTCACAAAACAACAAATGTGG CGCACGGACTTTTCGGTGTAAAAATGGTGAATGCGTAGCACATGATTTAACATGCGATGGACGAGCAGACTGTCGAGATGAGACTGATGAAACTTATGTAGAATGTAGTAAAAAAGAATGTTcttcttttcaatttcaatgtTCCTATGGTGCATGTGTAGAAAGAAATGCAGTTTGTAATGGAATAAAAGACTGTGTTGACAATAGTGATGAAACATTATCAATGTGTGCCTTACATAATTCATCTACACTTTGCCCAATGTACTCTTTTAGATGTAATGATGGACTCTGTATTCCAGAATATAAGTTATGTGATGGTAGATCTCATTGTACAGATAATTCAGACGAAACATCTTTTCAATGTGGAAGCATCAG aTGTTCAGAAACTGATTTTCGTTGTTCCTATGGTGCCTGTATTTCTGCTAATTTAAGATGTGATGGAGATATAAATTGTGCTGATGGTTCGGATGAAAATCCCACACTCTGTAGAAATAAATTCATAACACGTCCATCTCGTTTACCAGTTTTTACTATTCCAGAAGGAACTTCATCTGCTATATTACCGCTTTCGAATTCTGCACCCT GTAACTCATATAATGCATCTACACCATGTTCAAAGATTGCATTTAGTTGCAATGATGGACAATACATTCCAGCACGTgctttgtgtgatggtgttattgatTGTGCAGATAATTCAGATGAAATATTTCatcaatgtaaaaatatcaa CTGCTTAGGGAATGATTTTCACTGTTCCTATGGTGCCTGTATTTCTGctaatttaaaatgtaatgGTGTTAACAATTGTGCAGATGGATCAGATGAAGATCCAGTACTCTGTAGAAGTaccacaacaacaacaacaacaacaacagtaCCTTATccattattatttcaaaattattcaaaagaaCCTGTATCTCCTGCACCACCTACTTGGTCTTCTGCAACTTGTATTGTACCAGCTCGACCAGAAAATGGATACAGAAAATTACATAAACCACACTGTTGTGATTCCACAGATAGTTCTCGATCATGTGATTATTGCGACGTTCCTGAAGGTACTATAATAACACCAGGAGAACATTTAGTTTACAGTTGCAATTCTGGTTATAAACTTAAAGGTGATGATCGTGTATTTTGTACTTGGAATGGTGAATTATTAGATATTCCATATTGTATAG AAATACGGTGTGAATCCTTAGAATCAAATTCAAGAAGTGCTACGTGTCGATACAGGGGCGACTACATATCATGTCAAACTTCTGCTCTGCCTGATACAGAAGCGAGCTTAAAATGTCGTAATAGTTATCGCCAAGATACAACATTGCTATCAACATCAAAAGTTACTAGATGTAATAAAACTGGCCAATGGGAACCGAAACCAATACAGTGTGTTCCAG AATGTGGTATACCAAATACAAACTATGTTCCACTTATTGTAAATGGAACTCAAGCTAACATTAATGAATTTCCATGGCATGGTACACTCTACAAACAAAATAGACGTAATGGGCCAAAAGAATTTCTTTGTGGAACAACTATCATTCATGAAAAATTTCTCATTACAGCAGCACATTGTGTGGCTGATGAGACTAACCCCTCAAAATATTATGTAGCAACAGGCAATATCTATAGAGATTATGATTCGAGTTTACATCATTCAACAGTAGTAAAGAAATCTAAA GTAAAGAACATATATGTTCCATGCAATTATAGAGGACTTGAAGGAAATTATGCTGAGGATATAGCTATAATAGAGATTATGGAACCATTTGCATTTTCATCAGTATTAGTACCAATATGTTTAGATATTACTAAAGATCTGCTCTTATTAGATGTGGGAGATTATGGTAAAGTAGCAGGATTTGGAAAAACATCTTTAGGGACAAGCAGTTACATCTTACAAACAATTACAGTtccatatatttctaaatctgaaTGCAGATCTGCAAGTTCTACTTATGATACTGCAAAATTTATCACATCTGATAAATTTTGTGCAGGTTATACAAATG GAACATCAGTTTGCGATGGTGATAGTGGTAGtggattaatttttaaaagaggTGGTGTATGGTACTTAGGAGGTATTGTTAGTGTTAGCATTAGTACAAAACAACAAGGAGGAACTACAACTTGTAACAGCTATGAATATACTTTATATACATCAGTTTCTGAACACATATCATGGATTCAGGATCTCATTCAGAAGTTAGAAACACGTAAACCAATTCCACCATGTTga